One Fibrobacter sp. UWR2 DNA segment encodes these proteins:
- a CDS encoding RimK family alpha-L-glutamate ligase — MKIGILKSHNRDYKLYVEACEKLGIEYKIVDFIGKDWIKECLESGCDGFMARPPCDYQERKAVYDERLMFLNRNMGKPVYPGVDECLFYENKRSLVNWLDYYKLPHPHTVVLGSRKEALDYVEHAKYPFVSKRAIGSAASGVIIVKSKIHAKVLVNQFFGWGVPGFTLGKIYWSWVKKKYLLPSLGTEQKHYMICQDFCDVRWEHRIIRIGNTFLGYRKVVGKHGFASGSGLAAWGEPPREVLDMVRDITDKFGFRSIAIDIFETGDGKYLINEMQALFGSVERSLLNIDGKDGRYVYENGEYKFEEGYYNVKRCYELRVLDFVDCLKAKGIK, encoded by the coding sequence ATGAAAATCGGTATTTTGAAAAGCCACAACAGAGATTACAAGCTCTATGTCGAAGCCTGTGAGAAACTGGGCATAGAATACAAGATTGTCGACTTTATCGGCAAGGACTGGATCAAGGAATGCCTCGAAAGCGGATGCGACGGCTTCATGGCCCGCCCGCCTTGCGACTATCAGGAAAGGAAGGCCGTATACGACGAACGCCTGATGTTCCTGAACCGGAATATGGGCAAGCCCGTTTATCCCGGCGTGGACGAATGCCTCTTTTACGAAAACAAGCGTTCCCTGGTAAACTGGCTCGACTACTACAAACTGCCGCACCCCCATACGGTAGTTCTGGGTAGCCGCAAGGAAGCCCTGGACTACGTGGAACATGCGAAGTACCCCTTCGTATCGAAGCGCGCTATCGGCTCTGCCGCGAGCGGCGTTATCATTGTCAAGTCCAAGATTCACGCAAAGGTGCTGGTAAACCAGTTTTTTGGCTGGGGAGTACCGGGATTCACCCTCGGCAAAATCTACTGGAGCTGGGTAAAGAAAAAATACCTGCTCCCCTCCCTGGGCACCGAACAGAAGCACTACATGATTTGCCAGGACTTTTGCGATGTCCGCTGGGAACACCGCATTATCCGCATCGGCAATACGTTCCTCGGCTACAGGAAAGTTGTCGGCAAGCACGGCTTTGCAAGCGGTTCCGGGCTCGCTGCCTGGGGAGAACCCCCTCGCGAAGTCCTCGACATGGTTAGGGACATTACCGACAAGTTCGGGTTCCGCTCCATCGCAATCGACATTTTCGAAACGGGCGACGGCAAGTACCTCATCAACGAGATGCAGGCGCTCTTCGGCAGCGTAGAACGCTCGCTACTCAATATCGACGGCAAGGATGGCCGCTACGTGTACGAAAATGGCGAATACAAGTTCGAAGAAGGCTACTACAACGTGAAACGCTGTTATGAGCTTCGCGTCCTGGACTTCGTGGATTGCCTCAAGGCCAAGGGCATAAAGTAA
- a CDS encoding LTA synthase family protein, with protein sequence MKNFYWLWYGLTLWGTRLVLLCVLYFTAAPTGGPIVDRWYRFFPHTLVIEAGVVMALAFAGGLLCTLLRGRARKIAGIVFVVLGALYIVTAGTDDEIMRWMGQHFTLSFITTYALAASDMGLVGRVFLGGAWHFLLTAFIALAGIVGTVFLYRKMFAKWSEETTLKNWICLGIAFALAITGLTSKFWFAPSNMRWKRIAPVAFRLIDEVKYKFAKSEQRADYAEGIVLLGGNPVAGYPFLRYAGHIFGTYTRHPIQYTDTDSVEADTLEKLVLEKVRSRPLEDRPDIVLFVIETFRGWSGDIRIPATCEKLPNICKLANSGLYFPNAHSVGYPSIEGFLGILTGIWSHPQTTLLSDFPNTRMRALPEILGDAGYYRMVLTATEPSFDNLHPWFAKWFDYSEYKPENQHDVPIADRFRELYAKRPADKPLFFDWMSTSSHIPFTLPKEYGPTPKDPEVAYMRTLAYMDSAVGIVLDEIAKGPRANNTLFVLVGDHAIANNAQHGVSDFIGGIHDGYTWVPLIIAGPGIEKKIVTTPVSQVDIAPTIAWYLHLDVTNNFVGTPLLTFSDKPGKPNVMVLQQNESTETTPENTPDSTEAKYVVRQNLPPVFAFRMGDMTMITDSVTYIVNIQDSTLVSAFETVLEPTWDTSHPAEGFVTGKPAKVDPAQLQEIARKMRAAANAWEYTINSNNLTPAN encoded by the coding sequence ATGAAAAATTTTTATTGGCTTTGGTACGGCTTGACTCTCTGGGGCACCCGCCTGGTGCTCCTTTGCGTTCTGTATTTTACTGCGGCGCCTACGGGCGGCCCGATAGTAGACCGCTGGTACAGATTTTTCCCCCATACGCTGGTAATTGAAGCCGGCGTCGTGATGGCGCTTGCCTTTGCGGGCGGGCTGCTCTGCACGCTGTTGCGCGGCCGCGCGCGGAAAATTGCGGGCATAGTGTTCGTGGTTCTCGGCGCGCTGTACATCGTCACCGCGGGCACCGACGACGAGATTATGCGCTGGATGGGCCAGCACTTCACGCTGTCGTTTATCACCACATACGCGCTTGCTGCATCGGACATGGGCCTGGTGGGCCGCGTGTTCCTGGGCGGCGCCTGGCACTTTCTGCTCACGGCATTCATCGCGCTTGCAGGTATTGTCGGGACGGTGTTTTTGTACCGCAAGATGTTCGCGAAGTGGAGTGAGGAGACGACACTCAAGAATTGGATTTGCCTCGGGATAGCATTTGCACTTGCCATTACCGGACTCACGTCGAAGTTCTGGTTTGCGCCGAGCAACATGCGCTGGAAGCGCATCGCGCCGGTCGCTTTTCGCCTAATCGACGAGGTCAAGTACAAGTTTGCGAAAAGCGAACAGCGCGCCGACTATGCCGAGGGCATAGTGTTGCTCGGCGGCAACCCTGTCGCCGGTTATCCTTTCCTGAGATATGCCGGCCATATTTTCGGGACTTACACCCGCCACCCTATCCAATATACTGACACAGATTCCGTAGAAGCAGACACTCTAGAAAAATTAGTCCTTGAAAAAGTTCGTTCGCGCCCGCTCGAAGACAGGCCCGATATCGTCCTTTTCGTCATCGAGACCTTCCGTGGGTGGAGCGGCGATATCCGCATCCCCGCGACATGCGAAAAACTCCCAAACATCTGCAAACTCGCCAACAGCGGGCTCTACTTCCCGAATGCGCATAGCGTAGGCTACCCTTCCATCGAAGGCTTCCTCGGGATACTGACCGGAATCTGGTCTCACCCGCAGACGACACTCCTTTCGGATTTCCCGAACACGCGCATGCGCGCACTACCCGAAATACTCGGCGACGCGGGATACTACCGCATGGTACTTACCGCAACCGAACCGAGTTTCGACAATCTGCACCCCTGGTTCGCGAAATGGTTCGACTATTCGGAATACAAGCCCGAGAATCAGCACGACGTGCCCATCGCGGACCGCTTCCGCGAACTGTATGCCAAGCGCCCTGCCGACAAGCCGCTGTTCTTTGACTGGATGAGCACCTCGTCGCATATACCGTTCACACTCCCCAAGGAATACGGCCCCACGCCGAAGGATCCCGAGGTCGCGTACATGCGCACACTTGCCTACATGGACAGCGCCGTCGGAATCGTGCTCGACGAAATCGCAAAGGGCCCGCGGGCAAACAACACGCTCTTTGTTCTTGTAGGCGACCATGCCATAGCCAACAACGCACAGCACGGCGTCTCGGATTTTATTGGCGGGATCCACGACGGCTATACATGGGTACCGCTGATTATCGCGGGCCCAGGCATCGAGAAAAAGATTGTCACGACACCTGTTTCGCAAGTGGATATCGCACCGACTATCGCCTGGTACCTCCACCTCGACGTTACGAACAACTTTGTCGGGACTCCCCTTCTCACTTTTTCGGACAAACCCGGAAAACCCAATGTCATGGTTTTGCAGCAAAACGAATCTACCGAGACAACTCCTGAGAACACTCCCGATTCAACTGAAGCAAAGTATGTCGTAAGGCAAAACCTCCCGCCGGTATTCGCGTTCCGCATGGGCGACATGACGATGATTACCGACTCGGTCACCTACATCGTGAACATTCAGGATTCTACACTCGTGAGCGCTTTTGAAACCGTACTCGAACCCACCTGGGATACATCCCACCCGGCCGAAGGTTTCGTGACAGGCAAGCCCGCGAAAGTAGACCCGGCGCAGCTCCAGGAAATTGCCCGCAAGATGCGTGCCGCCGCAAACGCCTGGGAATACACCATCAACAGCAATAACCTCACCCCCGCAAACTAG
- a CDS encoding 2-oxoacid:acceptor oxidoreductase family protein has translation MSVVNVKFAGLGGTGVIKASDVMAELVFEQGYDVKKAEVHGMSQRGGSIASDVRFAKGEEVQSPMIPTGEADYLVVFDETQVVVNEAFLKQGGVLLTPADIDVSKLENVKALNVAMLGKLSKHFDFTVDQWTVALNKLFAEKFHEGNKKAFMLGREG, from the coding sequence ATGAGCGTAGTTAACGTGAAATTTGCCGGCCTCGGTGGCACAGGCGTTATCAAGGCGAGCGACGTGATGGCGGAACTCGTGTTCGAACAGGGTTACGACGTGAAGAAGGCCGAAGTGCACGGCATGAGCCAGCGCGGCGGTTCCATTGCATCTGACGTCCGTTTTGCGAAGGGCGAAGAAGTGCAGTCCCCGATGATCCCGACGGGCGAGGCCGACTACCTGGTGGTATTCGACGAGACGCAGGTCGTGGTGAACGAGGCCTTCCTCAAGCAGGGCGGCGTGCTCCTCACTCCGGCGGACATCGATGTCTCGAAGCTCGAGAACGTGAAGGCCCTGAACGTCGCGATGCTCGGCAAGCTCAGCAAGCATTTCGACTTCACGGTGGACCAGTGGACGGTCGCCCTGAACAAGCTCTTCGCCGAAAAGTTCCACGAAGGCAACAAGAAGGCCTTCATGCTTGGCCGCGAAGGGTAA
- a CDS encoding thiamine pyrophosphate-dependent enzyme produces the protein MPAFDPNAKKMLISGNEAISLSMRHCNVQFAAGYPGTPSTEILEDYSELGGYAQWAPNEKVAAEVALGAAFGHARSVVTMKMVGLNVASDVLYTATYTGVDGGMVWIVADDPGQGSSQNEQDTRNHAKASVCPMFEPSNSQEAYDFFRIAMQTSEKFKIPVILRMTTRVDHSKSIVVPKEELPAMVPNFERNIAQHVMVPGFSKPAGRKLRAKMDEMEAWNVAEGPNKVEMRSADMGIIVSGISYHHVREAAPEASVLKLGMTYPLPMQLIKDFAKKFEGKRLLVIEENDPWLAENIKAAGIQCESKFDPIFRFGELDVNRVRRIIAGDRNPDPVPVKGKPPMLCPGCPHRSSFAVLKELDCIVSGDIGCYTLAALPPISAMDYMIDMGAAIGMGIGLRNVLPREQAKKVVSVIGDSTFVHSGITGLVEAGYNRPDTGHVVVILDNSITAMTGQQEHPGTGRHLDHSPAYKLDYGAIAKTAGFDNVYEVNQVKEPEKFKELVKEALEKDELTLIVAKSPCILALKSILAWDKANKEKAEKALAESEAAAKKNGNF, from the coding sequence ATGCCAGCTTTTGATCCGAATGCGAAAAAGATGCTGATTTCGGGAAACGAGGCCATCTCGCTTTCCATGCGCCACTGCAACGTGCAGTTTGCCGCGGGTTACCCGGGTACCCCCTCTACCGAAATCCTCGAGGATTATTCTGAACTCGGCGGGTATGCCCAGTGGGCCCCGAACGAGAAGGTCGCCGCCGAAGTGGCCCTGGGTGCAGCCTTTGGCCATGCCCGCAGCGTGGTCACCATGAAGATGGTGGGCCTCAACGTGGCTAGCGACGTGCTCTACACCGCGACCTACACAGGCGTGGATGGCGGCATGGTTTGGATTGTTGCCGATGACCCGGGCCAGGGCAGTTCCCAGAACGAGCAGGATACGCGTAACCACGCGAAGGCGTCCGTTTGCCCGATGTTTGAGCCCAGCAACTCGCAGGAAGCCTACGATTTCTTCCGCATTGCGATGCAGACGAGCGAAAAGTTCAAGATTCCGGTAATCCTCCGCATGACGACCCGCGTGGACCACTCCAAGTCCATCGTCGTGCCGAAGGAAGAACTCCCGGCGATGGTGCCGAACTTTGAACGTAACATCGCCCAGCACGTGATGGTGCCCGGCTTCTCCAAGCCCGCGGGCCGCAAGCTCCGCGCCAAGATGGACGAGATGGAAGCCTGGAACGTGGCCGAAGGCCCGAACAAGGTGGAAATGCGCAGCGCCGACATGGGCATTATCGTGAGCGGCATCAGCTACCACCATGTGCGTGAAGCTGCCCCGGAAGCAAGCGTCCTCAAGCTCGGCATGACCTACCCGCTGCCGATGCAGCTCATCAAGGATTTTGCGAAGAAGTTCGAAGGCAAGCGCCTGCTCGTTATTGAAGAAAACGACCCGTGGCTCGCCGAGAACATCAAGGCTGCGGGCATTCAGTGCGAAAGCAAGTTCGACCCGATTTTCCGTTTCGGCGAACTCGACGTGAACCGCGTGCGCCGCATTATCGCGGGCGACAGGAATCCGGACCCGGTTCCGGTGAAGGGCAAGCCGCCTATGCTCTGCCCGGGCTGCCCGCACCGCAGCTCTTTCGCGGTTCTCAAGGAACTCGACTGCATCGTCTCTGGCGACATCGGCTGCTACACGCTGGCAGCCCTCCCGCCCATCAGCGCGATGGACTACATGATTGACATGGGTGCCGCTATCGGCATGGGTATTGGCCTCCGCAACGTGCTCCCGCGCGAACAGGCCAAGAAGGTCGTCTCCGTGATTGGCGACTCCACGTTTGTCCACAGCGGCATCACCGGCCTCGTGGAAGCGGGCTACAATCGCCCCGACACCGGCCATGTGGTCGTTATTCTCGATAACAGCATCACCGCCATGACGGGCCAGCAGGAACACCCGGGTACGGGCCGCCACCTCGACCACAGCCCGGCCTACAAGCTGGACTACGGCGCCATCGCGAAGACTGCCGGTTTCGACAACGTCTACGAAGTGAACCAGGTCAAGGAACCCGAGAAGTTCAAGGAACTCGTGAAGGAAGCTCTCGAGAAGGACGAGCTCACGCTCATCGTGGCGAAGAGCCCCTGCATTCTCGCCCTCAAGAGCATCCTCGCCTGGGACAAGGCCAACAAGGAAAAGGCGGAAAAGGCTCTCGCCGAGTCCGAAGCCGCCGCCAAGAAAAACGGCAACTTTTAA
- a CDS encoding NUDIX domain-containing protein, with protein sequence MQEEQIDILNADGTPAGYSCGRTRVHAEGLWHRTIHVWAFNPEGKILFQLRARVKENNPGLLDTSCAGHISAGDTSVNAAVRELREELGVHKSPRDLEYLFEVKYATVLNGGTYIDNEYYDVYRTTLTDKEAKSLVPQPGEVDDFVWMTRDEFFAKRKLHPEKFVDHPEDFQWLMENAK encoded by the coding sequence ATGCAAGAAGAGCAAATCGACATCCTGAACGCCGACGGCACCCCCGCGGGTTATTCCTGCGGGCGCACGCGCGTGCATGCGGAAGGCCTCTGGCACCGCACGATTCATGTATGGGCTTTTAACCCCGAAGGAAAAATCCTTTTCCAGCTGCGGGCCCGCGTGAAGGAAAATAACCCCGGGCTCCTTGACACGAGCTGCGCGGGGCATATCTCTGCAGGCGATACGAGCGTGAACGCCGCCGTGCGCGAACTGCGCGAGGAACTGGGCGTGCATAAGAGTCCGCGCGACCTCGAATACTTATTCGAGGTCAAGTACGCTACCGTACTTAACGGCGGCACCTACATTGACAATGAATACTACGATGTGTACAGGACGACGCTTACTGACAAAGAAGCGAAATCGCTTGTGCCGCAGCCCGGCGAAGTCGATGATTTTGTGTGGATGACCCGCGATGAATTTTTCGCGAAGCGCAAGTTACACCCTGAAAAGTTTGTAGACCATCCGGAAGATTTCCAGTGGCTTATGGAGAACGCAAAATGA
- a CDS encoding patatin family protein, with protein sequence MTMYKNAALVLEGGGMLGAYLSGVLDVMLDNGLKFGGYAGTSAGATHLCSYLSEQRDRNRRIDVVHSASKRYMGWGNLIRTGEFFEVDYCYNQIPHVIDPFDFEKFRENAAQSDFYATATNLETGEGAYLLTRELDTPEGMDRIRASASLPLLSHIVEVDGMKLVDGGTADSIPFEIMAKKGFEKQVVIVTRPEGYVKEPNSLIPLFRVVYRKYPKFVEASKNRHIRYNQCLKTLDEWCKRGTTFRIRPSAQLNVARLEKDKSKLARLYDLGVKDATAIMPELIKFLEK encoded by the coding sequence ATGACGATGTACAAGAATGCGGCCCTCGTACTTGAAGGTGGCGGAATGCTCGGTGCCTACCTGTCGGGCGTGCTCGACGTGATGCTCGATAACGGACTCAAGTTCGGTGGTTACGCCGGAACGTCGGCGGGCGCCACGCACCTGTGCAGCTACCTCTCCGAACAGCGCGATAGGAACAGGCGTATCGATGTCGTCCATTCGGCGAGCAAGCGCTACATGGGATGGGGCAACCTCATCCGTACAGGTGAATTCTTCGAAGTCGACTACTGCTACAACCAGATTCCGCATGTCATCGACCCGTTCGATTTCGAGAAGTTCCGTGAGAACGCCGCTCAGTCCGATTTCTATGCCACTGCGACGAATCTGGAAACGGGCGAGGGCGCCTACTTGCTGACCCGTGAACTTGATACGCCCGAAGGCATGGACAGGATCCGTGCGTCGGCCTCGCTCCCGCTGCTGAGCCATATCGTGGAAGTCGACGGCATGAAACTTGTGGACGGCGGTACCGCTGACAGTATCCCGTTCGAAATCATGGCGAAGAAGGGCTTCGAAAAGCAGGTTGTCATCGTGACGCGCCCCGAGGGCTATGTCAAGGAACCGAATTCGCTGATTCCCCTGTTCAGGGTAGTCTATCGCAAGTATCCGAAGTTTGTCGAAGCTTCGAAGAACCGCCATATCCGTTACAACCAGTGCTTGAAAACGCTTGACGAATGGTGCAAGCGCGGGACTACTTTCCGGATCCGGCCCAGTGCGCAGCTGAATGTCGCACGCCTCGAGAAGGACAAGTCTAAGCTCGCGCGCCTCTATGACCTCGGCGTGAAGGACGCTACCGCGATTATGCCGGAGTTGATAAAGTTTCTGGAGAAGTAA
- a CDS encoding DUF1653 domain-containing protein: MSKAINGHKYRHYKKATMVYTVVESNALDCESVEPLVVYRSEYETPDHPKGTLWVRSRKDFESRVMLPDGVEMDRFTEI; this comes from the coding sequence GTGTCGAAGGCAATAAACGGTCACAAGTACCGCCATTACAAGAAGGCGACGATGGTCTATACCGTTGTCGAGTCGAACGCTCTGGACTGCGAGTCGGTTGAACCGCTTGTCGTTTATCGCAGCGAGTACGAGACTCCCGACCATCCGAAGGGAACGCTCTGGGTGCGCTCCCGTAAGGATTTCGAGAGCCGCGTCATGCTCCCCGACGGCGTCGAGATGGACCGCTTCACGGAAATTTGA
- a CDS encoding FISUMP domain-containing protein, with protein sequence MDFKKFSAASAALAFGIALVACDDSSSGPSPEPTSSESQDPLSSDAGTTLSSSSANVTRPNSSSAECFKDGMADITVRNMERSEISCPNSFTIYDYDLQILYKCVGDALIETDMAPCESGEPQSSSSAATASNVEYGTLADSRDGKSYKTVKIGSLTWMAENLNYDNSAVATGSIDSSFCYDGIPANCEKYGRLYQEYAATAVCPEGWRLPTADDWRDLTTTAKSEFGDDNGSLRAVGEWENSIFGDNITATNASGFSALPAGYRAKTGECDGEGTKAYFWGEDNMNHYAWILSNQYDMEKESMQRGYYAYAVRCVKD encoded by the coding sequence ATGGATTTCAAGAAGTTTTCCGCTGCCTCTGCAGCACTTGCTTTCGGGATTGCGCTTGTCGCCTGTGATGACAGTTCCAGCGGGCCTTCGCCCGAGCCCACTTCCAGCGAGTCCCAGGACCCGCTTTCTAGCGATGCGGGCACAACGCTCAGCTCCAGCAGCGCGAACGTTACGCGCCCGAATTCCAGCAGTGCCGAATGCTTCAAGGACGGCATGGCGGACATTACCGTGCGCAATATGGAACGTTCGGAAATTAGTTGCCCGAATAGTTTCACGATTTACGATTATGACTTGCAGATTCTCTACAAGTGCGTAGGCGATGCGCTTATCGAGACCGACATGGCGCCCTGCGAAAGCGGCGAACCGCAGTCTAGTTCATCTGCCGCAACAGCCTCGAATGTGGAATACGGCACGCTCGCCGATTCTCGCGACGGCAAGAGCTACAAGACCGTGAAAATCGGTAGCCTCACGTGGATGGCCGAGAACCTGAACTACGACAACAGTGCCGTCGCCACGGGTTCCATCGATTCCAGCTTCTGCTACGACGGCATTCCCGCGAACTGCGAAAAGTACGGCCGCCTCTACCAGGAATACGCCGCGACGGCTGTGTGCCCCGAAGGCTGGCGCCTCCCCACTGCGGACGACTGGCGCGACCTGACCACTACGGCGAAGAGCGAGTTCGGCGACGACAACGGCTCCCTGCGCGCCGTGGGCGAGTGGGAAAATTCGATTTTTGGAGACAACATAACTGCCACGAACGCAAGCGGGTTCTCCGCTCTCCCGGCAGGTTACCGCGCCAAGACGGGCGAATGCGACGGCGAGGGCACCAAGGCCTATTTCTGGGGCGAAGACAACATGAATCACTACGCCTGGATTCTTTCGAACCAGTACGACATGGAAAAGGAATCCATGCAGCGCGGGTACTACGCCTACGCCGTCCGTTGCGTTAAGGACTAG
- a CDS encoding DMT family transporter: MSLPVATSRQGGALWHLLAVVTVAFWGTSFVSTKVLLNHGFSAVQIFTLRFVVTYLILLAASHKQFRSKNWKHELILFICGITGCTLYFWTENTALSLAPSSNVSLIVCITPLLIMIFGGLFYKSERLGRRQILGCFITFIGMVLVVLNGKFILKLSPLGDFLAISAAFVWTIYSLVVRKLNGEYSTLFITRKIFFYGALTSIPALFIEAGGSVSKVADIPWQKFAEPVVTLNFLCLTVFSSLFGYLVWNKVMKQLGTVLASNYLYAIPLVTIITAVITLGERITPVAIAGAVATVAGMVTAEMRRGS, translated from the coding sequence ATGAGCCTTCCCGTAGCCACAAGCCGACAGGGCGGTGCCCTCTGGCACCTACTCGCCGTCGTGACGGTCGCCTTCTGGGGCACAAGCTTCGTTAGCACGAAGGTGCTCCTGAATCACGGCTTCAGTGCGGTGCAGATTTTTACGTTACGTTTCGTGGTAACCTACCTGATACTCCTCGCGGCATCGCACAAGCAGTTCCGCAGCAAGAACTGGAAACACGAACTAATCCTGTTCATCTGCGGCATCACGGGCTGCACGCTCTACTTTTGGACCGAAAATACGGCACTTTCACTGGCGCCATCCAGTAACGTCTCGCTTATTGTCTGCATCACACCGCTTCTCATCATGATTTTTGGCGGGCTCTTCTACAAGAGCGAACGGCTCGGCAGGCGACAGATTCTCGGATGCTTCATCACGTTCATCGGCATGGTACTCGTGGTGCTGAACGGAAAGTTCATCCTGAAACTTTCCCCGCTCGGTGACTTCTTGGCAATCAGCGCAGCGTTTGTATGGACCATCTATTCGCTTGTAGTCCGCAAGCTCAACGGCGAGTATTCCACGCTGTTCATCACGCGCAAGATTTTCTTCTATGGCGCACTCACGTCCATCCCCGCATTGTTCATCGAGGCGGGCGGCAGCGTTTCGAAAGTGGCCGATATCCCGTGGCAAAAATTTGCGGAACCTGTCGTGACACTCAACTTTTTGTGCCTCACGGTATTCTCGTCGCTGTTCGGATACCTCGTATGGAACAAGGTGATGAAGCAGCTCGGCACGGTGCTTGCGAGCAACTACCTCTACGCCATCCCGCTCGTCACCATCATCACGGCGGTCATCACCCTTGGCGAACGCATCACGCCTGTCGCCATCGCGGGTGCGGTAGCGACTGTCGCAGGCATGGTTACGGCCGAAATGAGGCGCGGTTCCTAA
- a CDS encoding type II toxin-antitoxin system YafQ family toxin — translation MYEVIWTSKFKKSYKLCKKRGFPIQELKDVVEKLRKDETLDEKFHDHELSGQFSGTRELHIKPNWLLCYRKNQGILTLTLVDTGTHADIFGM, via the coding sequence ATTTACGAAGTTATTTGGACCAGCAAATTCAAGAAGTCCTATAAACTTTGTAAAAAGCGAGGATTTCCGATACAAGAACTCAAGGATGTTGTCGAGAAACTCCGCAAGGACGAAACGCTTGACGAAAAATTCCATGACCACGAATTGTCTGGGCAATTCAGCGGTACACGGGAACTGCATATCAAACCAAACTGGTTACTATGCTACCGAAAAAATCAAGGCATCCTCACATTGACATTGGTAGATACGGGAACGCACGCCGATATTTTCGGCATGTGA
- a CDS encoding type II toxin-antitoxin system RelB/DinJ family antitoxin, with product MSTVAKNFRIDSELNDQATKLLEGLGLSMSQAVSMFLRQVVLHHGLPFKVEYPQYSKELMEAIEEAKQLEANPNTKRYTDMDEMWADLDK from the coding sequence ATGAGTACCGTTGCAAAGAACTTCCGAATCGATTCCGAACTCAACGACCAGGCGACCAAGCTCCTGGAGGGGCTAGGCCTCTCCATGTCGCAGGCGGTCTCCATGTTCCTGAGACAAGTCGTGCTGCACCACGGGCTCCCCTTCAAGGTGGAGTATCCGCAGTATTCCAAGGAGCTGATGGAGGCGATTGAGGAAGCAAAACAACTGGAAGCCAATCCGAACACCAAGCGCTACACGGACATGGACGAAATGTGGGCGGACCTCGATAAATGA